A window of the Anaerolineae bacterium genome harbors these coding sequences:
- a CDS encoding trypsin-like serine protease: MSHKARFGWLLTGAALMAVVLAVLSPMIFPATRSASAISTTNTIEEQLIALYNTANPSVVSVQVRQAVTREVSVPQFPELPQIPGFPELPRFLWPQTPNQQQQQQYVYGQGSGFVYDRDGHIVTNYHVAGEADQIRVIFHDGTTVNAELVGADPDSDLAVIKVDPAKAPELRPLPLGDSDALQVGQMVVAIGNPFGLSGTMTSGIISALGRMLPSQAATADGNRFNITDIIQTDAAINPGNSGGPLLNLSGEVIGVNTAIESTTRQNAGIGFAVPSKTVSRVVPVLIAEGHFAHPWLGISGSTVNDTIREAMNLPDDQTGVLIATVDNTGPAARAGLLGSSREARVDDTTIRVGGDIIVSVDGHPVVTFDDLLDYISNETEVGQTITLGILRNGELSEVRVTLAPRPTTTTK; encoded by the coding sequence ATGTCGCACAAGGCCCGTTTTGGCTGGTTGCTGACCGGCGCCGCGCTGATGGCTGTGGTGCTGGCGGTCCTTAGCCCGATGATCTTCCCGGCGACGCGCAGCGCCAGCGCAATTTCAACGACCAACACCATTGAAGAGCAACTGATCGCGCTCTACAACACCGCCAATCCTTCCGTTGTCAGCGTGCAGGTGCGCCAGGCGGTCACGCGGGAGGTCAGCGTCCCGCAGTTCCCGGAACTGCCGCAGATCCCCGGTTTCCCGGAGCTGCCGCGTTTCCTGTGGCCGCAGACGCCCAACCAGCAGCAACAGCAGCAGTATGTCTACGGCCAGGGTTCCGGCTTTGTCTATGACCGGGATGGGCATATCGTCACCAACTATCATGTCGCCGGCGAAGCTGACCAGATCAGGGTCATCTTCCATGATGGCACTACGGTGAACGCCGAACTGGTCGGCGCCGACCCGGATAGTGACCTGGCCGTGATCAAAGTCGACCCGGCGAAAGCGCCAGAGCTTCGGCCGCTGCCCCTGGGCGATTCGGACGCTCTGCAGGTCGGCCAGATGGTGGTGGCCATCGGCAACCCCTTCGGGTTGTCGGGCACGATGACCAGCGGGATCATCAGCGCCCTGGGCCGCATGCTGCCTTCGCAGGCTGCGACCGCTGACGGCAACCGCTTCAACATCACCGATATCATCCAGACTGACGCGGCGATCAACCCTGGCAATTCCGGTGGCCCGCTGCTCAACCTGTCCGGCGAGGTGATCGGTGTCAACACGGCGATCGAATCGACCACCCGTCAGAACGCGGGCATCGGCTTTGCCGTGCCGTCGAAGACGGTCAGCCGCGTGGTGCCGGTGCTGATCGCTGAGGGTCACTTTGCGCATCCCTGGCTGGGGATCAGCGGCAGCACGGTCAACGATACGATCCGCGAGGCTATGAACCTGCCCGACGATCAGACCGGCGTGCTGATCGCCACGGTGGATAATACCGGGCCGGCGGCGCGGGCCGGGTTGCTGGGCAGCAGCCGCGAAGCCCGCGTTGATGACACCACGATCAGGGTCGGCGGGGATATCATCGTCAGCGTGGATGGCCATCCGGTTGTGACCTTTGATGACCTGCTGGATTACATCAGCAACGAGACCGAGGTCGGCCAGACGATCACGCTGGGCATCCTGCGCAATGGCGAGCTTAGCGAAGTGCGGGTGACACTGGCTCCACGTCCGACGACAACAACGAAGTAA
- a CDS encoding sigma-70 family RNA polymerase sigma factor, whose product MDEQALIAQAQRGDILAFNDLVLAYQDRLYSAAYRILGDPAAAADATQEAFIAAFKALGAFRGGSFKGWLLRIVTNACYDELRRRQRQPADSLTDLLPEDGAESLPQLASDAEDPEDHAQRRELNAGIEDCLRGLPAEQRALVILRDVEDLDYQAIAAATGLEMGTVKSRLSRARARLRDCLRALGELLPSAYRLENE is encoded by the coding sequence ATGGACGAACAGGCATTGATCGCGCAGGCGCAGCGGGGGGATATCCTGGCCTTTAACGACCTGGTGCTGGCTTACCAGGATCGGCTGTATAGCGCCGCCTACCGCATCCTGGGCGATCCGGCTGCCGCCGCGGACGCCACCCAGGAGGCCTTCATCGCCGCCTTTAAGGCGCTGGGCGCTTTTCGCGGCGGGAGCTTCAAAGGCTGGCTGTTGCGCATCGTAACGAACGCCTGCTACGACGAACTGCGCCGCCGGCAGCGCCAGCCCGCCGATTCCCTGACCGATCTGCTGCCGGAGGACGGGGCCGAATCGCTGCCGCAACTGGCCAGCGACGCCGAAGACCCGGAAGATCACGCCCAGCGCCGGGAACTGAACGCCGGGATCGAGGATTGCCTCCGCGGTCTGCCCGCCGAGCAGCGGGCGCTGGTCATCCTGCGCGATGTCGAGGATCTGGACTATCAGGCGATCGCCGCCGCGACCGGCCTGGAGATGGGCACGGTTAAGTCGCGCCTGAGCCGCGCCCGCGCCCGCTTGCGCGATTGCCTGCGTGCGCTGGGGGAACTTTTGCCGTCTGCTTATCGTCTAGAGAACGAGTGA